ACCtcttgagacacacacacacacacattgacaccTGGTAGCTGTAGGCTGTAACTGTGGTGTATTACTGGTGGCTGCTGACTGGCTAAATGGGATCATTTGGGGGTCAAGGGCATCTTGATGTGAGCTGATGAGGGAAGAGAGACACACATTACTTTCCCTCCCTAAAAATAATCCCACAGTCCCCATAAACGACATCATTGTATTTCTTCCTGTTGTACCATATAAGTCCCttcaaaacaacacaagtgTTGCAGTGTCAGCACAATATCTTCTGCAAGACCAGATACAATAAACTTTTTTATGGATGTCCAGTTGCTGAATTGACTTAATTGCACTGCCTCATACCTCGGCTGATTTTTCCATCCCCGACTATAAAACAAACCAGACACTATTGTACAAGCGGTATCCGTTGTGCAGAGGGTTGATGTTGCAGTCCGATGCTGCAGAAACCCACCACAGCGTGAGTCTTCCCACCGACCTCTCCCTGTGAGGAGGCAGCTAATAGGCCAGATCACATGATCTGATCACTACAGCATGTGCTTTGATAAGCTCTGGCCTTAACCCAGCTGTTTTATCTGCTCTACCTCCAGGTCTCCTGACGCTCAATATATTGACGTCTCCGTGAAAGCCGGATGCCTGACGGAACGAGGTTATAAAAAAAGGCGGGCCGTCCTAATCCAGCAGATgctgaaaatacagaaattatTACGGAGAAGCCAGATCAGTCGATATTGGTCAGAATTGTCCTTGATGGATAGTTTCACACAAGCAACCCGATTGGTCGaagatgttttccagctgtgtgaaTAATTCCCATAAAGCCAAGTCCTTTGGGTTGCTGTTATTGCTTTGCCAGTTGTTTCCTGGTTACCATGGGAAGGAGTTAGTgatctgtctttgtgctgcaaTGAAGAACTTTCAGACAgtaatgctgcagctgtttaaGCCACTGTACTGCAGTTACATGCAGTTGCATCTTGTTGCTACCTGCATTACTATCATAATGAAGAAAAGTTCAAGTTCAAGCAAAGACGTGGGGTTTGTCATGCCCATTAATTTGAGAACAGTAGTAGATATCTAGTTGTCTTCTTTaatatgagagaaaaaacaatatgacaccacaaacaaaaatctgtcaaggtttttgttctttattttacattattcaCTGACACCTCTCATAATTTAGAATATTTATCATAAGGATTGGTGTGGGCCTGATCATTTTATGACGTTACATAGAATAAATTGGAGAATTCACCAGGTGTCTTAGAGCATTTAGTGTTAAATTGGATTTCTGTGCAACATATTACACCGACTCTGAGAGCAAGTTCATACCTGAAGATCATCAAAGAATATCCTTTTACAGTACTGACTTTGCATCAAAATATTACTATTTTATAACCAAAAGTCATTCAAAATCAGCCTGTTCAGGCTCTAAAATGAATTTTACCCTTCAGGATTTTTTAGGAACCTCAACTGGAGCATTTTTGTCTCATGAGAAATTTCTTCTGAATGTTAGAAAGCCCTTTTCAAAAGCCACCGGATAACCACTGCAACGATCTTCACTCCTCAGTGATCAAAAGTAGCTGCGAGTTTTTCCGGCTGGTAGATTTCATTTGCTGCTGTCTCTCAGATAGATTCGCCTGGCATAACTTTGTACAAATACCCACAAAGCCTGGTTATCTTATCTGCTGATGACACGCACCCAGCAGCCATCACTCCCTGCTTTTTTCATCCACGGCAGATGCTTTTATGCGGCGCGGCTTGTGATGAATACGCAGGTAAGAGGATGCTTTACCACAAAGGGGTCAGACCTGTGACCTTTCACACACCCTCCCATACAGAAACATAGATGCACTTTTAAAAAGGTTAATACATACTAACCCTATGCTTAAAACCAATCAGACGTGAGCAGAGTGACTCCACAATGGAACTATATTTCTGAGTCCaatttgtgcagttttcatACAATTTATCGTTTTGTTCAAACTGCAAAAGAATCAAAGATTATTTTTTAGTAATGAGGACTGAAGAGTGCAGAATAATTATTGACTTATAACACCAGACTCTACACAGAGTACTGCAGTATTTTCAATATACTTCCTCATCAGAAAATCACATGCATCTTTTTAGCACTCAAGATCAAAAAGTTCTTCTCAGTCTGAGTGGGGATTTGAATGTATTGATGATTATGCTTTAACTGCTTtgaatttttttaatgagaaatatattttattatcgCACAGTAAAAAAATTGGCAGGTAAGAGGATGCTTTACCACAAAGGGGTCAGACCTGTGACCTTTCACACACCCTCCCATACAGAAACATAGATGCACTTTTAAAAAGGTTAATACATACTAACCCTATGCTTAAAACCAATCAGACGTGAGCAGAGTGACTCCACAATGGAACTATATTTCTTTCTAGTTTTCATACAATTTATCGTTTTGTTCAAACTGCAAAAGAATCAAAGATTATTTTTTAGTAATGAGGACTGAAGAGTGCAGAATAATTTTTCTGCACAGTATTACTGCAAAATCAAGCTCAGTAGAATATCTTTGCTTGTGAAAATAACATCAGCCCCCTTGAAAAATTAATGTGTGGAATTAGaaatatttaatgcttttaagGTGAGGAATTTGTCCTGCATTCTTTATACTGTAACTTGGACGTGCAGCAGTTTCTGACCAGGTGATACGTTTCAGTGTAGGTCTGTTGTGCATTAGGACTAATTCTGCTGCAGGAACAGACTGCGGCTGCAATTAATCAAAACTGGACACTCAAAGATATGCATGTCCAACTTCTTTCTGCTTCCATCGGTCCTGTCACTCTGTGTTGTTTAACATCTCTTAAACACAGACATGCCACAATAAAGTTCTCACACGTTTGCTGTCCTGAAAATccatctctgtgttgttgtgtgacattaaagactgtttttctccctttgcTGTTTCTAGGTAATCATGGCACATACACACTTTATTAGAAAAAGTGTTGGAAGTTTCACCgatcactgtcacactgagagCAAAAGCCGTGGAAAAGCAGctgcaaaattacatttttatttgctcAGGCAACAATTTGATGAGGAGTCAGTTACACTCATACATGGTTGCTGCTTCATATCCTACACAGTATGTGGTAACAGTCCACCATCATTCAATTTGTTAGAGGACACAGTcgaaaaatgtgacaaacacagGGTTCATCTGATcagttatttgtgtgtgcatactgcCTCCTTGTGGTGAAGTTACttattttaagttttaacaGTCCTGACAGTGGAGTCTGCCTTTTTGTATCAGTCAATCTCAGTCACATACAGGCATCAGATGAAAATTATGATGCTTCAACCTGTCACAACGCAGGAGTCACTTTTTACCTCATTTTAATCAGTATGAAATCTTCTGCAGAGAAAGCACACTTGACTTTAGTTAAATGTAGATTTGTCCGTTCTGAAATCTAAACGCCCCTTTCAACTTTTAGCCCTATAAATATGTAAAAGCTTTAAACCGCAAATTTTCAGCTCAGGATGTGGTCGTCATAATGAAAAGATACAACTTCTGGGCCTACGACAATCGGAGGAGATCAAAGTGAGCGTCTAGTCAGGCTTGCCAACACAGTCAAGCTGGACATTTAGTGCAACAACAGCTAGATAACACAGGGCTCTGTCCTGCATCACAAAAATCAAAGTCACAGGGAGGACACAATTTGTGCTTTATTGACAAAAAAGGATTGTACAGTTTCTACAGTTGATTGCAAGAGCAGTGTTGATTCATCATCTTAGCTCATGTTCTAGCATGACTGATCAGCACAGTGCAAATCGcgttatctatctatctgctgTGTATCTTGTATACATACACGACAGTTGAAAACTGGCTGAAGGTGACAAGAGATAACAAATATGTGGATTCATGTGGCAGTTATGGCATTTCAATCGAAGGCAACAGacgaaaaaaaaacatgtggctGTGATGAAGAGTCAAGAGTTATgagtgccaaaaaaaaaaaacaatgtggtCTGCTCTTGTTTTGTTGGGGGGTTTTTTGGTGCTCATGTGAACATCAGGTCACACTGACGGTGCAAAATTTCTGATGAACAAAGATACCAGTCCACCACACTGTACTCTGATAGGAAGTAACTAAAAATGAAAAGCTCTGCGTGAGCATGAGGGAACACAGCCATTACAATGAAGACTATAAATGATTGATAGAGACTTCACCGAAGTCATAAAGCAAAGAGGGCCAGCCCCAGGATTTCTGCATAGCAAAATCTGGGTAGTAGAAGAGGTATCATATTAGACAAATATAAACTGAAGAACGAGAAAAAGGTCTGGCAATAAAAGCTCCTCCCATACAATATATTAGTACATTCCAACCTGAACAACAAACAGtatctgtcttcatttaaatGGCTTCAGCACATGAACAGACTCGTCAGCTGAGGGGTGGTTACCCTCTTTGATGAGATGCTTAATGTGCAGCTGAATCTCCCAACGTGTAAAAGGAATTTTACATCCCTTACATCATGTCAAATGAAAAGGCTTTTATGCCTGCAGGTGTCACAGGAAACGTAGGTGATGGTgaaacagttgaaaaaaaattacacttgaactacattttcaaatttctgtgaaatgttgtaTCTtcctttgattaaaaaaaatggtctGATTAGCTTTACATTACACACTGGTGAATTTTGCAACAGTATATATATTGAAATCAATCCCAATGTTTCCTATTATACTGTACAGTAGGGGTGTGCCATATCATACAGTTCACAATAACATCAGTataattatttatgtttttaaaatttttcATATCGTGATAAAGGAAATATTCTGACTTGTTGACATAATGACATCAGACCGATACACAGAGCAACAAGTatggctgaaagtgaaagtaacaCTGCTACCGGCTCCACAGAGGAGGAGTTTTGAGTTTGAATTTGAGCGACTTCAGTATTGTGGAAGTGGTTTTGTTACAAAATATCCAATGTACAACAAACCATGGTAATATACAGGAAGTGCAagaaaactgcaacaacaaagtgGGGCAATGCAAACTTATTTCACCATCTTGAGCAGAAGCAGCCGGTTGAGTACCAGAGTCCTGCATCCTCAGAAGAGAGCTCAGCAGCTAGTGTGAGTTCAAAACCAAGCAGACAAACTACACTGGCTCAGCACAGCATCGGCAAATCTTTGGCAAGCTGTACTCAGTATTTTGTCATGGCGTCAAGAATATCATTATCACAGAAATACCCTCaaatattgtgatattattTTAGGGCCATATCATTCACCCCTAGTGGACAGTACTGTACTTGCAGTCCAGTGTATGACACAGACCATTTCGACATGAGTGGTGGATAGTTTTTGGAATGactgcatatatacatatgtatcACCTTCTGCTagattgctgtttttttgcatACTCACATCTTGACAATACAAAAGTATGCATGACACAACAACAAgtgctttaaaaagcaaatgcCTTCTGTGCCAATTCATATCTTGGCTAACTGCTGAGAGAAAAATCTATTATTAATCTTGGGGTAAAtaataaactgtcataatgaaGTATTATATTATGACTAAGTTACATCAACATGTAATTCTTCCTATTCTTAAAGCAAGTGTTAAAGATATTAAGACCGTATGTAAGAagcattacaaaaaaacaaaacaaaaaaaaacaggtgtaGAGGGACCATAAGGCTGAAACACTCCCAAAAAAGACAGATAATAAGACCcctaaataaatcaatatattAAATCCCAAGAAGTTattaatttagaaaaaaaaagacaagtaaCATTCAAATCATGTAACAAATACGAATAACAAATAAAGAGTAAAAATCTCTCTGTGCAGACAACAAAAAACGTCCGAACAAACATAACTCTCAAACACATCACACCCCCTGCTCTCCAGTTGGCCTGTAAAGCAAGAGAAAGCATCAACCAAGCTCCATGACAAAGCACAGCATGTCAACAACGCGACTGGCCAGGCAGGAAGGCCAACTGGCTCTGTGCAGGTCTGGACATAATGTTCTTCAAAACGTGGATCAAAAGATGTAGTCTCGGGTCATCTTGAGGGACGGCATGGCCTCGTTGACGTTTTGGTCCAGGCGGTGATACTCCACGGTGTTGCGGGAACATAGACTGTCCTTCCAGCGTCGGCTCTGAGCCAGGAGGAAGATCTaaaaagaagaggggaaaaaagaagtaaaatgCAGATGGAAATCAAATTAATCTGAGAGATGTACAAGTACTGATCAAGTAAAATTACTTCTCGGTTGACAGGCTAGCAGAAAAGATGAAAGACTCCATAATTGGACTCCTTACTCTTCCTGTAAAACCCAAATTTACATGGGGCCAgcataatatttaatattatctTTCTCTACAGACTCAACAGAGAAAGATCTTGTgcctctaaaaaaaaagaaaaaaaaagattgtattCCATCTTCCTCATGTGATCATATATTCAACAATACACACGGTGAATAGAGCAAACTTCCAAGCATTTTGTTCAAAACCTGTAAAGTACTTTGTGCTGCGGAGAAAAACGCTACTTGTTTCACTCTTAAATCTAGTGATTTCTACTTTTAGAAAGCTGAATGCTACAACTCCAGTTACCTCTGCACTTCACAGAAAAAAGACGTCCTCTCAACAATTATCTCAAATCACTACTGAGGTAATATCAACTCTGTGCAAACAAGACTGCATCATCATCTCGGGCTGCTACGTCCTAAGCAGTCGCCCGGCTGCCGTCATAACAACACTCACCTTCCTCTTGTTGTGATAGGTGATGTAAACGATTGCCACCAGGAAAGCCAGGATGACCAGATGAAAGAAGAAGTGAGAGTCCTCATCCTCTGTGCTGTAACCATCTGGGGCCTGGACATGGGTCAGCTCCATCCCgtctgcctgctgcagcctgttCACAGGCTGCGCTTTGCCGTCGTCATTATTTTCATATCCGTTGTTCATGGTGACATCATCGTCACTCTCCTCGTAATTGCCATCTTCTTCTCCCTCGTCGTCATCGTCACCCTCATCTGTATAACCATCGAGATCACTGTGAAGCACCGGCTCTTTGTCAGTGGTCGGCAGCAGATCTGGGTCAATGTCCTGCACTATGGACGGATTCAGTGCGTTGGAGGGTTTGGAGTCAGACTGAGGTGCTTCTGGCTCATCCGTTACTGGTTTGGCTGGTTCAGGGGCTTTGGCGGAGGTGGAGGCAGCGACTGTAGTAGAGGCTGAACTGGTTTCAGAAGCAGCAGGTTCATCTGTTGCCTCCACTGTGGCTGGCTTGTCGTTTTGCACAGCTGAGTTTGTGTGGCCATTGTTGACAGGTAATGGCTGCAAATCAGAGGCATCAATTAGGATCACTGgatttgtttcctcttttgatgtttttggtTGAATGGCTGTTGTGGGCTTTTCTTTCAGGGTCTCTGCTTCTGTTGCTGTGGAGTTATTGCCAGCGGGTGCTGCAGAGTTCTTGGGATCTGGTAAAGTTGGACTCTGTACAGGTGAGGAAGGCTCTGTCTGCCCTGGTTCCTTGCTCACTGTGGTCACTGTAGAATTTTGAGATGCGCTTTCCCCCTGATCTTTGTTTGGCAATGTCATGTAAGAGGGAATAACAATGCAAGACATTGTTAGGTTACAAAAAGGTTGAAGAAATACTTCTTAAAACAACTGCAAATATCAACTTGAAATGTTTGAATAATAAAGGCGATATATTTTCAATCCAGGGGGGCATTTTACTGACCACTTTCTGAGACAAGCTATTGATCATGCAACAAGTCCAAATACAATCTGAATTTTCAGTTACAAATTATTTCAAGAGCTACACTTTAACTTGAAGCGACATACTGATGACTCCAGCAGACTGAGTCAATTTaggaaataacagaaaatgcatGTTCTTTCACTTACAGCTGAAAGGAATTTGCCCTCTTGCTACACATATCCATAATGTCACCCTTCAGGGTGGGAACTGATAAGTAGAACCAATCTGAACCATTTCCAAAATGTACAGTTCTTCAGAATTGTACACCTAAAAGCATATCAATTCCTTTTATAAATACGTTTCTGATGGTCACACGctccaaaaaaatgacatcaaacTCGAGGGTCTATTTCTTGCAACAAGGAGTCATGgcggagaggaagaaacagtcCAAAGCGTGGCTTCGTTTCACAAAGAAAGATGACCACAGTGCTAC
Above is a genomic segment from Chelmon rostratus isolate fCheRos1 chromosome 14, fCheRos1.pri, whole genome shotgun sequence containing:
- the c14h5orf15 gene encoding keratinocyte-associated transmembrane protein 2 is translated as MATCWKMGRSRRNVWALSLVIFLQLLASGCLSAPAKVGTQDQGESASQNSTVTTVSKEPGQTEPSSPVQSPTLPDPKNSAAPAGNNSTATEAETLKEKPTTAIQPKTSKEETNPVILIDASDLQPLPVNNGHTNSAVQNDKPATVEATDEPAASETSSASTTVAASTSAKAPEPAKPVTDEPEAPQSDSKPSNALNPSIVQDIDPDLLPTTDKEPVLHSDLDGYTDEGDDDDEGEEDGNYEESDDDVTMNNGYENNDDGKAQPVNRLQQADGMELTHVQAPDGYSTEDEDSHFFFHLVILAFLVAIVYITYHNKRKIFLLAQSRRWKDSLCSRNTVEYHRLDQNVNEAMPSLKMTRDYIF